One Microcoleus sp. FACHB-831 DNA window includes the following coding sequences:
- the rsgA gene encoding ribosome small subunit-dependent GTPase A, producing the protein MNLELLGWNSFFAKNCNSHLQQGYTVGRVAIEQKNAYILYTELGELSAEVSGKMRYQASGRKDFPAVGDWVVISVTNGEPRATIHDILPRKSKFSRKAAGAQTEEQIVATNIDTVFLVSGLDLDFNVRRIERYLILVWESGANPVIILNKADLCDRVEQRKAEVEAIAPCVPIIALSAIENQGIDALTAYLGAGQTVALIGSSGVGKSTITNQLVGSQIQAIQSVRLGDNRGRHTTTYRELIVLPSGGLLMDTPGMREIQMWNGSEGFQETFTDINTLAQQCRFRDCKHSNEPGCAVQEALFDGTLDEQRFRNYQKLQAELAYNNRKQDQKASLAEKEKWKKIHKAMRNNPKR; encoded by the coding sequence ATGAATTTAGAGCTGTTAGGCTGGAATAGTTTTTTTGCAAAAAACTGTAACAGCCATTTGCAACAGGGATACACTGTTGGTCGAGTTGCTATTGAGCAGAAAAACGCTTACATCCTCTACACGGAACTTGGAGAACTGTCAGCAGAAGTAAGTGGAAAAATGCGCTACCAAGCGTCCGGGCGCAAAGATTTTCCAGCGGTAGGGGATTGGGTGGTAATTAGCGTCACCAACGGCGAACCAAGAGCAACAATTCACGATATTTTGCCCAGAAAGAGCAAATTTTCTCGCAAAGCAGCAGGCGCGCAGACGGAGGAGCAGATTGTTGCAACCAACATAGATACCGTATTTTTGGTATCGGGGTTGGATCTGGATTTCAACGTTAGAAGAATCGAACGCTATTTGATTTTGGTTTGGGAAAGTGGCGCTAATCCAGTCATCATCCTAAACAAAGCCGACTTGTGCGATCGCGTCGAACAACGAAAAGCCGAAGTAGAAGCGATCGCTCCCTGCGTGCCAATTATTGCCTTGAGCGCCATCGAAAATCAAGGAATTGATGCATTAACAGCCTATCTAGGCGCGGGACAAACTGTAGCATTGATAGGGTCTTCTGGGGTTGGGAAATCGACTATTACCAATCAATTAGTAGGCTCGCAAATTCAAGCAATTCAATCTGTACGCCTTGGCGATAATCGCGGTCGTCATACCACGACATATCGAGAGTTAATCGTGCTACCTTCTGGCGGTTTGCTGATGGATACTCCTGGTATGCGAGAGATCCAGATGTGGAATGGAAGTGAGGGTTTTCAAGAAACCTTTACTGATATCAATACACTGGCACAACAATGCCGCTTCCGCGATTGCAAACACTCCAACGAACCGGGGTGTGCAGTGCAAGAAGCTCTATTTGATGGCACTCTGGACGAGCAACGTTTCCGCAACTATCAAAAACTGCAAGCTGAACTTGCATACAACAACCGCAAACAAGATCAAAAGGCGTCTTTAGCTGAGAAGGAGAAGTGGAAAAAAATCCATAAAGCTATGAGAAACAACCCCAAACGTTAA
- a CDS encoding PAS domain S-box protein, giving the protein MPLLTHQVRIRQDDYSQHYFHYQNYMIETFKRELRNSIEQLQLKNQELQHKKEELFAAHQELQTITEELHATNQELETSQDELLIDNKQLHQHKDALCQANGLLETILASLQIAVVVVDRDLHIQLWNHQTEDLWGLRSEEVKASNFMHLDIGLPVEELRQRICLCLAGKAQDRQVTLEAINRCGRKIKCKVTLSPLMAKTEIYGVILLIEKEN; this is encoded by the coding sequence TTGCCCCTATTAACTCACCAAGTACGCATCAGGCAAGATGACTATTCTCAACACTATTTTCACTATCAGAACTATATGATAGAAACGTTTAAAAGGGAACTGCGAAACTCTATCGAACAATTACAGTTAAAAAATCAGGAATTGCAGCATAAAAAAGAAGAACTGTTCGCCGCACATCAAGAACTGCAAACTATCACAGAGGAGCTGCATGCAACCAACCAAGAACTGGAGACGAGCCAGGATGAGCTTTTAATAGATAACAAACAACTGCATCAGCACAAGGACGCATTGTGCCAAGCGAACGGGTTGTTAGAGACTATTTTGGCTAGTTTGCAAATTGCTGTCGTAGTTGTGGATAGAGATTTGCACATCCAGCTTTGGAACCACCAGACGGAGGATTTGTGGGGGCTGCGGAGCGAAGAAGTTAAGGCTTCTAATTTTATGCATTTGGATATTGGCTTGCCAGTGGAGGAACTCAGACAGCGCATTTGCCTATGCCTAGCAGGAAAGGCGCAAGATCGCCAAGTAACGCTGGAGGCTATAAATCGTTGTGGTAGGAAGATTAAGTGTAAAGTCACCCTTTCACCCCTAATGGCAAAAACGGAGATTTATGGCGTAATTTTGTTGATTGAGAAGGAAAATTAG
- a CDS encoding ROK family protein, with protein MFQSLNNPKEAPRSILALDFGGTKLAAAIVHFGEREWRSHKRMLSPADADAKADLANMRSLIHDLLQGEKPAAIGISFGGPVDAKLGKVRLSHHVPGWGNIPLREILEAEFQVPVSVDNDANVAALGEHRFGAGIGYESLFYITVSTGVGGGWILNGHPWRGAGGMAGEIGHVVVDPNGPICLCGKRGCVERLASGPYMAAAAREELHKQPLRGEILRSLANNNEDAITGQLISQAATQGDELALEILQRAGWALGVGIGNAANLINPQLFVLGGGVTKAGAQFWEVVRRVARETALPEVNFDIVPAALGDEAPLWGAVALAQEELN; from the coding sequence ATGTTTCAATCACTAAACAATCCCAAAGAAGCCCCTCGCTCGATTTTAGCTCTGGATTTTGGCGGCACAAAGCTAGCTGCGGCAATTGTACATTTTGGTGAGAGAGAGTGGCGATCGCACAAACGGATGTTATCACCCGCCGATGCAGATGCGAAGGCTGACTTGGCAAACATGCGATCGCTCATTCACGATCTCCTCCAAGGAGAGAAACCTGCTGCTATTGGCATTAGCTTTGGCGGCCCTGTTGATGCCAAACTGGGGAAGGTGCGATTGTCCCATCACGTACCTGGTTGGGGAAATATCCCCCTGCGCGAAATCTTAGAGGCAGAATTTCAAGTACCCGTCAGCGTCGATAACGATGCCAATGTTGCAGCTTTAGGAGAACATCGCTTTGGCGCAGGTATTGGCTATGAAAGTTTGTTCTACATTACCGTCAGCACTGGGGTTGGTGGAGGTTGGATTCTCAACGGACATCCTTGGCGCGGCGCAGGGGGAATGGCTGGAGAAATTGGTCATGTAGTTGTAGACCCCAACGGGCCGATCTGTTTATGCGGAAAACGCGGATGCGTCGAGAGGCTGGCTTCTGGCCCCTACATGGCTGCTGCGGCGCGGGAAGAATTGCACAAGCAACCATTGAGAGGAGAAATATTGCGGAGTTTAGCTAATAATAACGAGGACGCTATAACCGGACAATTAATAAGTCAGGCAGCGACACAAGGAGACGAACTTGCATTAGAAATACTGCAACGTGCGGGTTGGGCATTAGGAGTTGGTATTGGCAATGCAGCAAACTTGATAAATCCCCAACTCTTCGTGTTGGGGGGTGGCGTAACTAAGGCGGGGGCGCAATTCTGGGAAGTGGTGCGCCGCGTTGCACGGGAGACAGCTTTACCTGAAGTGAACTTTGATATTGTCCCTGCTGCATTGGGGGATGAAGCACCGTTATGGGGTGCAGTGGCGCTGGCTCAAGAGGAGTTAAATTAG
- the cynS gene encoding cyanase, with amino-acid sequence MEIPEITQKLLAAKQDMGLSFTDLEKILGRDEVWIAAVLYRQASASLEEAKLLIDALGLDEIYVQEITKCPLKGLGPVVPTDPLIYRFYEIMQVYGMPLKEVIQEKFGDGIMSAIDFTLDVEKEEDPKGDRVKLVMSGKFLSYKKW; translated from the coding sequence ATGGAAATTCCAGAAATTACTCAGAAGCTCTTAGCTGCAAAACAAGACATGGGCCTGAGTTTTACGGATTTGGAAAAGATATTAGGACGAGATGAGGTCTGGATTGCAGCAGTGCTATACCGTCAAGCAAGTGCTTCTCTAGAGGAGGCCAAGCTACTAATTGATGCGTTAGGGCTGGACGAAATTTATGTTCAAGAAATAACAAAGTGTCCGCTGAAGGGATTGGGGCCAGTTGTGCCTACAGATCCGCTGATTTATCGATTTTATGAGATTATGCAGGTTTATGGGATGCCGCTTAAGGAAGTCATCCAGGAAAAGTTTGGCGATGGTATTATGAGCGCGATTGATTTTACTTTAGATGTGGAGAAAGAGGAAGATCCGAAAGGCGATCGCGTTAAACTTGTGATGTCAGGAAAGTTTTTGTCCTACAAAAAGTGGTAG
- a CDS encoding HAMP domain-containing sensor histidine kinase, with translation MTSHLQTDQFTQKIEAARQRTEALKQHVRESPCGKTELMALSWAELQTALEELHVAEEELRQQNEELIATREVVEAERQRYHELFEFAPDGYLVTDANGKIWEANRAAASLFGVSQRYIVGKPIIIFVAEECRRSFRNHLTQLRTASGVQEWDVLLKRPGSKDFDAALTVAAVGDTRDGVTLRWMIRDISARKEAEEKLRSYELENLELVEITRLKSQFLALMSHELRTPMNAILGFSQLLLRQPNNQLGERQANMVERIFNSGKHLLTLIEDILNFSKLESGSLELQPEEFNLVETVTDTVEELHSLATQKHLEMSFKCDRDKISVVNDKVRLRQVLINLISNAIKFTDVGSVCVEVYELSSNKVGIAVRDTGIGIAESDLENIFMEFRQVNHFLTRDRNGTGLGLAIVDRLVRMMNGDILVESELGVGSTFRVELPRGIRTLK, from the coding sequence ATGACTTCCCACCTTCAAACAGACCAATTTACTCAAAAGATAGAGGCTGCACGGCAGAGGACGGAAGCACTAAAGCAGCACGTCAGGGAATCGCCCTGCGGCAAAACAGAACTGATGGCGCTATCGTGGGCAGAACTACAAACCGCTTTGGAAGAACTGCACGTCGCTGAAGAGGAGTTACGCCAGCAAAATGAGGAATTAATAGCGACGCGCGAAGTAGTGGAAGCAGAACGCCAGCGCTACCATGAGCTATTTGAGTTTGCGCCAGACGGATACCTAGTGACAGATGCGAATGGAAAGATTTGGGAAGCCAACCGCGCCGCCGCCTCTCTCTTTGGGGTCTCGCAAAGGTATATAGTCGGCAAACCGATAATCATTTTTGTGGCTGAGGAGTGCCGTCGGTCGTTTCGTAACCATCTCACGCAGTTGCGTACCGCAAGCGGCGTTCAGGAGTGGGATGTGCTGCTGAAACGCCCTGGAAGTAAGGATTTTGATGCTGCCTTGACTGTAGCTGCTGTCGGCGACACCAGAGATGGAGTTACCCTGCGCTGGATGATACGCGACATCAGCGCCCGCAAGGAAGCCGAGGAAAAACTTCGCTCTTATGAGCTGGAAAACTTGGAATTGGTAGAAATAACGCGCCTGAAATCGCAGTTTTTGGCCCTCATGTCTCACGAACTGCGTACTCCCATGAATGCGATTTTGGGTTTTTCTCAACTGCTGTTGCGCCAACCGAATAATCAGCTAGGCGAACGCCAAGCAAATATGGTGGAGCGGATTTTTAACAGTGGGAAACATTTGTTGACGCTGATTGAGGATATCCTTAATTTCTCTAAGTTAGAGTCGGGAAGTCTGGAACTCCAACCGGAAGAGTTTAACCTAGTTGAAACGGTGACGGATACGGTTGAAGAACTGCATAGTCTGGCGACTCAGAAGCATTTGGAAATGTCTTTTAAGTGCGATCGCGATAAGATTTCTGTTGTCAATGACAAAGTTCGTCTGAGACAGGTTTTGATTAATCTTATCTCCAATGCGATTAAGTTCACCGACGTTGGCAGCGTGTGCGTTGAGGTCTATGAACTATCCTCAAATAAAGTCGGGATAGCTGTCAGAGATACTGGCATCGGCATCGCTGAGTCTGACTTGGAAAATATTTTTATGGAATTCCGCCAAGTTAATCACTTCCTGACACGCGATCGCAACGGTACTGGTTTAGGGTTAGCTATTGTCGATCGCTTAGTTCGCATGATGAACGGCGATATCTTGGTAGAAAGCGAGTTGGGGGTAGGCTCTACGTTTCGCGTCGAATTGCCACGCGGGATAAGAACTTTGAAGTGA
- the rsmH gene encoding 16S rRNA (cytosine(1402)-N(4))-methyltransferase RsmH, producing the protein MDLNDLNAIAPPEPPTEAPAFVHISVLSRELIAGLAISPGGHYLDATVGGGGHSRSILEASPDVRITAIDRDEQAIAAASASLADYTAKIEFWQGNFADYEPQERKFDGIIADLGVSSAQFDIAERGFSFRHEASLDMRMDRRQPLTAAEIINRWEEAQLADIFFKYGEERLSRRIARRIVEKRPFKTTTDLAYAIAGCVPRQYRYGKIHPATRVFQALRIAVNQELTSLEKFLNKAPNWLKPGSKIAIISFHSLEDRLVKHGLRESEILRVLTKKPILPQEDEMENNPRSRSAKLRIAERIAES; encoded by the coding sequence ATGGATTTGAATGACTTGAATGCGATCGCTCCTCCAGAGCCTCCTACAGAAGCTCCCGCTTTTGTACATATCTCCGTCCTCAGTCGAGAGTTAATCGCAGGATTAGCTATTTCTCCGGGAGGGCATTACCTCGATGCGACTGTCGGCGGCGGCGGTCACAGTCGCTCTATCCTTGAAGCCTCACCCGATGTCCGCATTACTGCTATTGACCGGGACGAACAGGCGATCGCTGCTGCTTCTGCTAGCCTCGCAGATTATACCGCAAAAATTGAATTTTGGCAAGGAAATTTTGCCGATTATGAGCCGCAAGAGCGGAAATTTGATGGAATTATTGCCGATTTGGGCGTAAGCTCTGCCCAATTCGATATAGCGGAACGCGGCTTTAGTTTTCGCCACGAAGCTAGCTTAGATATGCGGATGGATCGGCGACAACCTCTAACAGCAGCGGAAATAATAAACCGCTGGGAAGAGGCACAACTTGCAGATATCTTCTTTAAATATGGAGAAGAGCGGCTATCGCGGAGAATTGCGCGGCGGATTGTAGAAAAGCGCCCCTTTAAGACAACAACAGACTTAGCCTACGCGATCGCAGGTTGCGTCCCCCGCCAATATCGGTATGGCAAAATTCACCCAGCCACCCGCGTCTTTCAAGCACTGCGGATAGCAGTTAACCAAGAATTAACATCGCTAGAAAAATTTTTGAATAAAGCACCAAATTGGCTAAAGCCAGGTAGCAAAATTGCGATTATCAGTTTTCATAGTTTAGAAGACAGATTGGTAAAGCATGGATTGCGAGAATCGGAGATATTGCGAGTATTAACTAAAAAACCAATACTGCCACAAGAAGATGAAATGGAAAATAACCCGCGATCGCGTTCTGCCAAGCTGAGAATAGCTGAACGAATTGCAGAATCATGA
- a CDS encoding CheR family methyltransferase, whose product MTISNLNPEFETLLDYLKRSRGFDFTGYKRSTLMRRVNKRMQTVEIDTYSSYVDYLEVHPDEYIHLFNTLLINVTSFFRDRSTWDYLKEEIIPLIVARKQLHEPIRVWSAACASGEEAYTIAMVIAEVLGLEQFRERVKIYATELDEEALLQARQAIYSYKDLANIPQEMLEKYFEPYEVINVNQTAPAEVENSWELQPGRVTPRYYTFRKDLRRSVIFGRHNLTVDAPIPRVDLLVCRNTLMYFNAETQSKIVARFHFALNEQGFLFLGKAEMLLTYTNTFTPVDLKRRVFSKVAKISMRDRLLLMAQTDDRDLASTLSERTRILEAAFDSSPVAQVIVDVNGFLVLANTIARGMFNLNANDVGRPLQDLEISYRPLELRSCIEQAYSERRVVNLKDIQVKTLSGDTIYLEVQFTPLQEFNTNLLGIAISFTDVTRYKRLQEDLQQSNQELEMAYEELQATNEELETTNEELQSSNEELETTNEELQSSNEELETMNEELQSTNEELQAVNDEMRRRSEELNQVNAFLESILTSLRGGVVVVDRDFHVQIWNYKAQDLWGLRSEEVQGQHFLNLDIGLPVEELRQLIRGCLVGEYSYHYIMLDAINRRGRTIQCKVSCTPLLGINTEIRGAILVMDEQNGDSE is encoded by the coding sequence ATGACTATATCGAATCTCAACCCAGAGTTTGAAACTCTGCTGGATTACCTAAAACGCAGCAGGGGTTTTGACTTCACTGGGTACAAACGTTCGACCTTGATGCGTCGAGTAAACAAAAGAATGCAGACGGTAGAAATTGACACCTACAGTAGTTATGTAGACTATTTGGAAGTGCATCCCGATGAATACATACACCTGTTTAATACCTTATTAATAAACGTTACTTCCTTCTTCCGCGATCGCTCAACGTGGGACTACCTTAAGGAAGAAATTATTCCACTCATTGTCGCTCGCAAGCAACTTCACGAACCCATCCGAGTTTGGAGCGCAGCATGTGCAAGCGGCGAAGAAGCCTACACAATAGCGATGGTAATCGCCGAGGTGCTGGGGTTAGAACAGTTTCGCGAGCGAGTGAAAATTTACGCTACCGAATTGGATGAGGAAGCTTTGCTTCAAGCACGACAAGCCATTTACTCATATAAGGATCTCGCAAACATTCCCCAGGAAATGCTCGAAAAGTATTTCGAGCCATATGAAGTCATCAACGTTAACCAAACGGCTCCCGCAGAGGTTGAAAATTCTTGGGAGCTACAGCCTGGGCGCGTTACTCCTCGCTACTACACTTTTCGTAAAGATCTGCGCCGTTCGGTAATTTTTGGGCGTCACAACTTAACAGTTGATGCCCCAATTCCCCGCGTTGACTTGCTAGTGTGCCGCAACACTCTGATGTATTTTAATGCGGAAACCCAATCCAAAATAGTTGCCCGCTTTCACTTTGCGCTCAACGAACAAGGGTTTCTATTTTTGGGCAAAGCAGAGATGTTGCTCACCTACACAAATACATTTACACCAGTAGATTTAAAGCGGCGCGTGTTTTCCAAAGTGGCGAAGATAAGTATGCGCGATCGCTTGTTGCTTATGGCACAGACTGACGATAGGGACTTAGCTAGCACTCTATCAGAGCGCACTCGTATTCTTGAAGCCGCATTCGATAGCAGTCCAGTCGCTCAAGTAATTGTAGATGTTAATGGCTTTCTGGTGTTGGCAAACACGATTGCTAGAGGGATGTTTAACCTAAATGCCAACGATGTGGGCCGACCTTTGCAAGATTTAGAAATTTCTTATCGTCCCCTAGAGTTGCGCTCCTGCATCGAACAAGCCTACAGCGAACGGCGAGTGGTGAACTTGAAGGATATTCAAGTAAAAACCCTCAGTGGCGACACCATTTATCTAGAGGTGCAGTTCACACCTCTACAGGAATTTAACACCAATCTGCTGGGCATCGCTATTTCCTTCACCGATGTCACCCGCTACAAACGGCTACAGGAGGATTTGCAACAATCAAACCAAGAGCTAGAAATGGCTTATGAGGAACTCCAAGCGACCAATGAAGAGTTAGAGACAACTAACGAAGAACTACAGTCCAGCAATGAAGAGTTAGAAACAACAAATGAGGAGCTGCAATCTTCTAATGAAGAGCTGGAGACTATGAATGAAGAACTACAATCGACTAACGAAGAATTGCAGGCGGTAAACGATGAAATGCGCCGACGCAGTGAAGAACTCAACCAAGTTAATGCATTTTTAGAGTCTATCTTGACCAGCCTGCGCGGCGGAGTCGTAGTGGTGGATCGCGATTTCCACGTCCAGATTTGGAACTACAAAGCTCAAGATTTATGGGGGTTGCGGAGCGAAGAAGTCCAGGGACAGCACTTTTTGAATTTGGATATTGGGTTGCCCGTCGAGGAACTCAGACAGCTCATTCGCGGCTGCCTAGTAGGGGAATACTCATATCATTACATTATGCTTGATGCCATAAATCGGCGCGGTAGGACGATTCAGTGCAAAGTTAGCTGTACGCCTTTGCTGGGGATAAACACAGAGATTAGGGGAGCAATTTTGGTGATGGATGAGCAGAATGGAGATTCTGAATGA
- a CDS encoding NAD(P)H-quinone oxidoreductase subunit H: MAQIETRTEPMVLNMGPHHPSMHGVLRLIVTLDGEDVVDCEPVIGYLHRGMEKIAENRTNIMFVPYVSRWDYAEGMFNEAITVNAPEKLADIAVPKRASYIRVIMLELNRIANHLLWLGPFMADVGAQTPFFYIFREREMIYDLWEAATGYRMVNNNYFRIGGVAADLPYGWVTKCEDFCDYFLPKVDEYERLITDNPIFRRRVEGVGTITREEAINWGLSGPMLRGSGVQWDLRKVDHYECYDDFDWQVQWETAGDCFARYQVRIREMRESVKIIRQAIKGLPGGPFENLEAKRMAEGPKSEWNGFDYQFIGKKIAPTFKIPKGEHYVRVESGKGELGIYLIGDDNVFPWRWKIRAADFVNLQILPNILKGVKLADIMPILGSIDIIMGSVDR; encoded by the coding sequence ATGGCACAAATCGAAACTAGAACCGAACCGATGGTGCTGAACATGGGACCGCACCATCCCTCCATGCACGGGGTACTTCGGTTGATTGTCACCCTCGATGGGGAAGATGTAGTAGATTGCGAGCCAGTAATCGGCTACCTGCATCGCGGCATGGAAAAAATTGCCGAGAACCGCACCAACATCATGTTTGTACCCTACGTCAGCCGTTGGGACTACGCTGAGGGTATGTTCAACGAGGCTATCACGGTCAACGCGCCAGAAAAACTCGCTGATATCGCAGTTCCCAAACGCGCCAGCTACATCCGCGTCATCATGCTGGAGCTGAACCGCATCGCCAACCACCTGTTGTGGCTTGGCCCATTCATGGCTGACGTTGGCGCTCAGACTCCTTTCTTCTACATTTTCCGCGAACGGGAAATGATCTATGACCTGTGGGAAGCCGCCACTGGTTATCGCATGGTAAACAACAACTACTTCCGTATTGGGGGAGTTGCAGCCGATTTGCCCTATGGCTGGGTTACTAAGTGCGAAGACTTCTGCGACTACTTCCTGCCCAAAGTAGATGAGTACGAGCGTTTAATTACCGACAACCCCATCTTCCGCCGTCGGGTTGAAGGCGTCGGTACTATCACCCGCGAAGAAGCAATTAACTGGGGACTTTCTGGCCCTATGTTACGCGGTTCTGGCGTCCAGTGGGATTTAAGGAAAGTTGACCACTACGAGTGCTACGACGACTTTGACTGGCAAGTGCAGTGGGAAACTGCTGGTGATTGTTTCGCCCGTTACCAGGTGCGGATTCGCGAGATGCGCGAGTCGGTGAAGATTATTCGCCAAGCCATCAAAGGACTTCCCGGCGGCCCGTTTGAGAACCTGGAAGCCAAGCGCATGGCAGAAGGGCCAAAATCTGAGTGGAATGGCTTTGATTACCAGTTTATTGGTAAGAAGATTGCCCCTACTTTCAAGATTCCCAAAGGCGAACACTATGTCCGCGTTGAAAGCGGTAAAGGTGAGCTAGGAATTTATCTAATTGGTGATGACAATGTGTTCCCTTGGCGTTGGAAGATTCGCGCTGCTGATTTCGTCAATCTGCAAATCTTACCTAATATCCTCAAGGGTGTAAAACTCGCAGATATCATGCCGATTTTGGGCAGTATCGATATCATCATGGGTTCGGTTGACCGCTAA
- a CDS encoding HAD family phosphatase, with protein MLAAILFDLDGTLVNTDPFHYKAWQEILREYGIEIDEFFYKTRISGRLNPEIIEDILPQLSLEEGVQFAEDKEARFRNLAPLLKPLAGLDEVMSWTKQCGLKRALVTNAPRKNVHFLLSVLGLTESFDSVILAEEAIAGKPDPAPYQLALNDLNITAEQALAFEDSPSGIRSSVGAGIRTIGIASTHDPKALYAVGAEKVVPDFTAESLWTLLKR; from the coding sequence ATGCTTGCTGCAATTTTATTTGACTTAGACGGGACTCTGGTTAACACCGACCCCTTCCACTACAAAGCTTGGCAAGAAATTTTGAGAGAATATGGCATAGAAATTGACGAATTTTTCTACAAAACCCGCATTAGCGGACGACTCAACCCAGAAATCATCGAAGACATACTCCCCCAACTGTCATTAGAAGAAGGCGTACAGTTTGCTGAAGATAAAGAAGCCCGCTTCCGCAATTTGGCACCATTACTCAAACCCTTAGCGGGACTAGATGAGGTAATGTCTTGGACAAAGCAATGCGGTTTAAAACGAGCGCTGGTGACTAACGCGCCTCGTAAAAACGTACATTTTTTACTATCGGTTCTGGGTTTAACTGAAAGCTTTGACAGTGTAATTTTGGCGGAAGAAGCTATTGCTGGCAAGCCAGATCCAGCCCCCTACCAGTTAGCACTTAATGACTTAAATATTACGGCGGAGCAAGCTTTAGCTTTTGAAGACTCGCCCTCTGGTATTCGGTCATCGGTGGGAGCGGGAATTCGCACTATTGGCATTGCTTCTACTCACGATCCAAAGGCTTTGTATGCAGTGGGAGCAGAGAAAGTAGTCCCCGATTTTACTGCCGAATCTTTGTGGACTCTGCTAAAGAGATAA